One Helianthus annuus cultivar XRQ/B chromosome 12, HanXRQr2.0-SUNRISE, whole genome shotgun sequence genomic region harbors:
- the LOC110895681 gene encoding purple acid phosphatase 3 yields the protein MAMIKSLAVHLLLYMVAMTVMVAADLLRFKHPVKANGSLSFLAIGDWGRRGLYNQSKVAYQMGKVGEKMDVDFIVSTGDNFYDSGLIDEHDPAFFDSFTNVYTAPSLQKQWYSVLGNHDYRGNALAQLSPELRQRDNRWLCMRSFIVNAGKVDFFFVDTTPFHGKYFSETDQEYDWRGVLPREDYVSELLKDVDVALKESSAKWKVVVGHHTIYSAGVHGNTEELVDKLLPILLENDVNLYINGHDHCLEHISSSNSQLQFLTSGGGSKAWRGDINPWNLDEMKFYYDGQGFMAAEITENDLVVSFYDVFGNMLHNWSNSGNSRRSAW from the exons ATGGCTATGATCAAGTCTCTAGCCGTTCATCTGCTACTATATATGGTAGCAATGACGGTTATGGTGGCGGCTGATCTTCTTCGCTTCAAACATCCGGTGAAAGCCAACGGATCTCTCAGCTTTTTGGCTATCGGAGACTGGGGTCGCAGAGGACTTTACAACCAATCCAAGGTGGCTTATCAG ATGGGCAAAGTGGGGGAGAAAATGGATGTCGACTTCATTGTTTCTACCGGTGACAACTTCTACGACAGTGGTTTAATTGACGAACATGATCCCGCCTTTTTTGACTCATTTACAAATGTTTATACTGCCCCTAGTTTACAGAAACAGTGGTATTCTG TGTTAGGGAACCATGACTATAGAGGCAATGCATTGGCACAATTGAGTCCAGAACTCAGACAAAGGGATAACAGATGGCTTTGCATGAGATCTTTTATTGTGAATGCTG GAAAAGTGGATTTTTTCTTTGTTGATACGACACCGTTTCATGGGAAATACTTTTCGGAGACAGATCAGGAATACGACTGGAGAGGTGTGCTTCCTCGAGAAGACTATGTTTCAGAACTCCTAAAG GATGTTGATGTAGCATTAAAAGAATCTAGTGCCAAATGGAAAGTAGTCGTAGGACATCATACAATATACAGTGCTGGTGTCCATGGCAATACAGAAGAACTTGTGGACAAACTTTTACCCATTCTTCTG GAAAATGACGTAAATCTATACATAAATGGACATGACCATTGCTTGGAGCACATTAGTAGTTCAAACAg TCAGCTTCAGTTTCTAACAAGCGGAGGCGGCTCAAAGGCATGGCGCGGTGATATTAATCCATGGAACCTTGATGAAATGAAGTTCTATTATGACGGCCAAGGTTTCATGGCCGCAGAAATAACTGAAAATGATCTTGTTGTGTCCTTTTATGATGTCTTTGGCAACATGCTACATAATTGGAGCAACTCTGGAAACTCGCGTCGCTCCGCCTGGTAG